In a genomic window of Penaeus chinensis breed Huanghai No. 1 chromosome 30, ASM1920278v2, whole genome shotgun sequence:
- the LOC125041068 gene encoding cell wall protein DAN4-like, with protein sequence MPTTSTIKAPTTIPSTSIMSTTSTSKAPTTSTSKSPTKSTSQSPTKSTIKALTTIPSTSIMPTTSTSKTANYNSLYKPTTTASTSKAPTTTASTNKAPTTTASTNKAPTTTASTSKTPTTTASTNKAPTTTPSTSKAPTTTASTSKAPTTTASTNKAPTTTASTSKAL encoded by the exons ATGCCAACTACATCTACAATCAAGGCACCAACTACAATACCATCTACAAGCATAATGTCAACTACATCTACAAGCAAGGCACCAACTACATCTACAAGCAAGTCACCAACTAAATCTACAAGCCAGTCACCAACTAAATCTACAATCAAGGCACTAACTACAATACCATCTACAAGCATAATGCCAACTACATCTACAAGCAAGACGGCCAATtacaacagcctctacaa accaactacaacagcctctacaagcaaggcaccaactacaacagcctctacaaacaaggcaccaactacaacagcctctacaaacaaggcaccaactacaacagcctctacaagcaaGACACCAACCACAACAGCCTCTACAAAcaaggcaccaactacaacaccctctacaagcaaggcaccaactacaacagcctctacaagcaaggcaccaactacaacagcctctacaaacaaggcaccaactacaacagcctctacaagcaaggc acTCTGA
- the LOC125041504 gene encoding uncharacterized protein LOC125041504 translates to MMPGTTVSTSKTPIPTASSSKTPATTLISTSKTPAIMTASTNKSVSKPPTSKTSAATPANKTLAATRASPEETETITEVSTSKLLITGSTHTDSMSARIAASKKLLIETPSASVNETPSAKQRTSLSSAISTPTFKSSAITLGVRGPLSSVNKMPDKAFISPACATGRTPVTAPSKSADRLLISTVSNSIDRLITSSPSKTSNTSLPELVMGTPVACEDSTKTVLKASDNRSDSPALMTTASMTRTTKTVPVTAPSGSPGKTPTYSPLQIDKETTSILKSSRNVSKPNEGTGESFFKNIVVLSNIMYKRVLSKLNSARVIVLADEDIRLSTIPDIVSRNVNEQTKNSLWILALGIYDFVAFEPCSSCKRCFTPMSSLAFRECKNSKRMKDVVKIMLHLSQKMKESVQRKLGNHGIVVVVPPIPATVIEEESFPVHSDLHKVCEMSNGYCTPSKILNCLYAIFNAYCNALHIDEDFINCGMSPHVIMQYREALNGRNLVPVMDLKDYSYVTKAWIVMMKVIIQMALKITPRKLLSQGLIDEPCPTPETEQGKPESDSPPAAVSQPTEQESLNHKSTAVSTKNLSELKKIVSSTTPAMVSMSAEQGKFSPMELLEQEKSNCTLATVALLDPSEQDNLNLKSAPKEAVKCLENERSKTNSTTKNLEPEEIVNKLKYNYRDVIVIGSKHIFEQLENMELDLPIHFIEQRIYFSDFNKFTIKEHQRKWPHHTLWVLLADLHSVLYTPTLAGPKCAAAKCQSPLLCYDLKSSYSCARVKKDISVIINRAKDFISDSREYLGKGSSMVLAPIPPDSVLWAGVSSQCTHNYIHTVSEKQLNISFLIGQSQLWNAYSTALLSEWISMIENLSLKSEQRAMLKKYHSKRKLILHFIDILKDISKDEGLLGDWNELVINMLFCLMNAEDSEVTPVVEVSKGYEINPSAQAKKSAIYPVKVQTTLNEVLEKTLSERCGNGVEIISPKPSCEEHQNTRTSLSPAPKKQLEDWPKPAEQDPRRLTRAGEGSNAQEEEGNNIKIGIPVCLEAENVSVKEPSLHERGTRWDKKTPGIRGHSCTEKNGITSGNSRLHVVVGQANQTHPQKCSVQSNSVMIKAHNMLIHHSVALEKCMLSPTEEGTFVNSFIPGSPLTQKANCQGKAAELTSCEDQEEISDAGQTGADSSLTTAVESSCESAKTDTNQQMNRRAISIKIRKIPSVSCSKGSVEDEGPQAWEVVPAVEGRAQKSNCLAANGKGNPSELAGPADKQSDTLQCINSNIPASLSKLVQPDTVSQQDCAPQEGQLEENRLTKQELPLYPIKKDEKTPTASKILKERGSMTATAGNRCWITIENINPHFKDSDVKNLLEVCGSVESLKRPVTQFDKTASILMVEFVNSCAASHALGILNSYQIFGKNVKAKRSGGSNLPVDISDSRNEELVSEILRRATENNIQTHLPKTMMGRSVCGAPTAFPKEAAEVQVVGVRGNVSLKDDVRKKDCEKGEEDLDKGKGALKKHDLEKSKGDLKKDNLHRGKVDLKEEDDLNKCKGDMKEEDNLGKGKGGPKSASLDNGKGEPKKDYFDKGKADLKDNLDEGRGNPENNLDKGEGDLKEEALVKGKKDQEGHFHEDKEDLNKDDLEERKDLKEEDLNIGKEYLKGDDLDKSKGDLKIEELDKGKGDVKKGETEKGKGDVKKGETDKGKGDVKKGETDKGKGDVKKGETDKGKGDVKKGETDKGKGDLKEEDLDTGKNDLKKDNLDKAKDLKNEDVDKGKKEHKKDDLDEGKGYLEKEGEDKGKRDLKAEGLEGSKEDLKKEDCDENKEDCDEVKEEDLDKGSEAAEESPKLDLTMLEKKSEQIMETSKEEAKWVIKVPLLFKKCIELDYQIAKKAKNKSDYKDGDLAPKERRDRDLRRRRLSSDTCGSSSKRRAGSGDCTTQDHNRSSRRHSSSRSRRRNSSSRSRRRQSRSRSRRRSCSPSSRSGSGSQERSWSSRRKLDEEEWSTHRKWREGESPRQRKTARCGESKSNYDSENHGYNHRKRKDSNWENSERSSRSEGSLRNSSEWSRSGTSSRSHTVSYRMASHSSPERETKRRRTSWERQKSGSSRRCPSTSPLWASSSSPLSSEMSSPVLHAKSSSSLMPARNVASTSTSSTSFPIASASSPPSLSSSSLSVSVSLSPPTVSIPTVTPAIVSTDSGCDSGNILNPDIMKQLERAEEDMKNDLVSEYQVFQEVPEIHPQFEEVHDMFTEEYKSKFGDVLDSELCDTIWKKFWKEVLQEKQESEYQEKLEVLRQQYKALDLEKSITNPSKDGCKASENSTVTSLQGQSKGSDISCMNADLVKCSLLQAFALLEELSEFLGIFAPAMKMLMEEVVKLGVSSKEALEVLSTDDNNILIKMVSHKLLCLSKAVESPLGDKLLEGSTETLKLLQYSVIPPEVKKSFNGVDVEAVARSSHGKDVPSTIEMIKKSLEESGFDSYSAEDVHQIYLAVSHQQFDMASWIRNSCL, encoded by the exons ATGATGCCGGGTACAACAGTTTCTACAAGCAAGACACCAATTCCAACAGCTTCATCAAGCAAGACACCAGCTACAACACTCATTTCTACAAGCAAAACACCAGCTATAATGACAGCTTCCACAAACAAGTCTGTATCTAAACCACCTACAAGTAAGACTTCAGCTGCAACACCTGCAAACAAGACACTGGCTGCTACAAGAGCCTCCCCAGAGGAGACAGAAACTATAACAGAAGTTTCTACAAGTAAATTATTAATCACAGGTTCTACACATACAGATAGTATGTCTGCTAGAATAGCAGCATCTAAAAAGTTATTAATTGAAACCCCCTCAGCTTCAGTAAACGAGACACCATCTGCGAAGCAAAGAACATCACTGTCATCTGCAATTAGTACCCCAACCTTTAAAAGTTCTGCAATTACATTAGGAGTCAGAGGTCCATTATCATCTGTAAATAAGATGCCAGACAAGGCATTTATATCACCTGCATGTGCTACAGGCAGAACACCAGTTACTGCACCATCAAAATCTGCAGATAGACTGCTTATCTCCACAGTGTCAAATTCCATTGATAGATTAATCACCAGCAGTCCCAGCAAGACATCAAACACTTCCCTTCCAGAACTTGTAATGGGAACACCAGTAGCCTGTGAGGATTCAACAAAGACAGTTCTAAAAGCATCAGATAACAGATCAGATAGCCCTGCATTGATGACAACTGCTTCAATGACAAGGACCACAAAAACGGTACCAGTGACTGCTCCTTCGGGTTCTCCAGGCAAGACACCAACCTACTCGCCACTACAG ATTGATAAAGAAACCACATCCATTTTAAAAAGTTCCAGAAACGTTAG CAAGCCAAATGAAGGTACTGGAGAATCCTTCTTTAAGAATATAGTTGTCCTCAGCAACATCATGTACAAAAGAGTTCTTTCCAAATTAAATTCAGCCAGG GTTATTGTCCTCGCAGACGAGGACATAAGACTGTCAACCATTCCAGACATTGTGAGTAGAAATGTGAATGAACAGACAAAGAACTCACTGTGGATCCTAGCACTGGGAATCTATGATTTTGTTGCGTTTGAACCCTGTTCATCCTGTAAGAGGTGCTTTACCCCAATGTCCTCTCTCGCATTCAGAGAGTGCAAGAAcagcaagagaatgaaagatgtGGTAAAGATCATGCTGCATCTTAGCCAGAAAATGAAAGAATCGGTGCAGAGGAAACTTGGGAACCATGGCATTGTGGTCGTAGTCCCTCCCATACCAGCAACTGTGATTGAGGAAGAGAGTTTCCCGGTTCACTCTGACCTCCACAAAGTTTGTGAAATGAGTAATGGATATTGCACTCCAAGCAAAATTTTAAACTGTTTGTATGCTATTTTTAATGCATATTGTAATGCATTGCACATAGATGAAGATTTCATTAACTGTGGAATGTCACCACATGTGATTATGCAGTACAGAGAAGCACTGAATGGGAGGAACCTAGTGCCAGTAATGGATTTAAAGGATTATTCTTATGTAACTAAAGCatggatagtgatgatgaaagtgattatCCAAATGGCTCTGAAAATTACACCAAGAAAACTATTGTCTCAGGGGTTAATAGATGAGCCCTGTCCCACACCAGAGACTGAGCAAGGGAAACCAGAGTCCGACTCCCCACCAGCGGCCGTTTCCCAACCAACAGAGCAGGAAAGTTTGAATCATAAGTCCACAGCAGTATCCACCAAAAATCTTTCAGAGCTGAAAAAAATTGTGTCTAGCACCACACCTGCTATGGTCTCGATGTCTGCAGAACAAGGAAAATTTAGTCCCATGGAGCTTCTTGAGCAAGAAAAATCAAACTGCACATTGGCAACAGTAGCCCTCTTAGATCCCTCAGAACAGGATAATTTGAATCTTAAATCTGCACCAAAAGAAGCCGTAAAATGTTTAGAGAATGAAAGATCAAAAACAAACTCCACAACAAAGAATTTAGAGCCGGAGGAAATCGTGAATAAATTGAAATACAACTACAGAGATGTCATTGTCATAGGATCCAAGCACATTTTTGAACAGTTAGAAAACATGGAGCTGGATTTGCCAATACATTTCATTGAGCAGAGAATATACTTCAGTGACTTCAACAAATTTACAATCAAAGAACATCAAAGGAAGTGGCCACATCATACTCTCTGGGTATTACTGGCAGACTTGCATTCAGTCTTATATACCCCTACTCTTGCTGGGCCAAAATGTGCTGCAGCAAAATGTCAGAGTCCTTTACTGTGCTATGACCTGAAAAGTTCATATTCCTGCGCTCGAGTCAAGAAGGACATTAGTGTAATCATTAACCGAGCAAAGGATTTCATCTCGGATTCAAGAGAGTACTTAGGGAAAGGTTCCTCCATGGTTTTAGCCCCCATACCCCCAGATTCTGTCTTATGGGCAGGGGTAAGCTCTCAGTGCACTCATAACTACATCCACACAGTAAGTGAAAAGCAGTTGAACATCTCCTTTCTCATCGGTCAGTCACAGCTGTGGAATGCGTACAGTACTGCTCTTTTATCAGAGTGGATTTCAATGATAGAGAACTTGTCTCTTAAATCAGAACAGAGAGCTATGCTGAAAAAGTACCATAGCAAAAGGAAGCTTATTTTGCACTTCATAGATATTTTGAAAGATATTTCAAAGGATGAGGGATTATTGGGGGACTGGAATGAACTTGTGATAAATATGCTGTTTTGCTTAATGAATGCAGAGGATTCTGAAGTAACGCCAGTCGTGGAAGTGTCAAAAGGCTATG AAATCAACCCTTCAGCGCAGGCAAAGAAGTCAGCCATTTACCCAGTGAAAGTGCAGACAACTCTGAATGAAGTACTGGAAAAAACACTTTCAGAACGATGTGGGAATGGTGTTGAAATCATATCACCCAAGCCTAGCTGTGAAGAGCATCAAAACACAAGGACAAGTCTTTCACCAGCGCCCAAGAAGCAGTTGGAGGATTGGCCCAAACCTGCAGAACAGGATCCTCGCAGATTGACAAGGGCTGGGGAAGGAAGCAACGcccaagaggaagaagggaacaaCATTAAGATAGGAATCCCTGTTTGTCTTGAAGCTGAAAATGTGTCTGTTAAAGAACCAA GTCTTCATGAGAGAGGCACGAGATGGGACAAGAAAACTCCTGGAATAAGAGGACATTCATGCACTGAGAAGAATGGGATCACTTCTGGAAATTCCAGGCTTCATGTTGTTGTAGGACAAGCAAACCAAACTCATCCCCAAAAGTGTTCAGTTCAGTCAAATAGTGTAATGATTAAAGCACACAATATGTTAATACACCACTCTGTAGCTCTGGAAAAATGCATGTTGAGTCCAACAGAAGAAGGAACGTTTGTAAATTCTTTCATTCCTGGCAGCCCACTCACCCAGAAAGCTAATTGCCAAGGAAAGGCAGCTGAATTGACTTCATGTGAAGACCAGGAGGAGATATCAGATGCTGGGCAGACAGGGGCTGATTCATCTCTAACAACTGCTGTAGAGTCATCTTGCGAATCTGCAAAAACTGACACCAATCAGCAGATGAATAGAAGAGCAATTTCAATAAAGATTCGGAAAATACCTTCTGTAAGTTGCTCAAAAGGATCTGTTGAAGATGAAGGGCCCCAAGCATGGGAGGTTGTTCCTGCTGTGGAGGGTAGAGCTCAGAAGTCCAATTGTTTAGCTGCTAATGGAAAAGGAAATCCCTCTGAACTTGCAGGCCCAGCTGACAAGCAGAGTGACACCTTGCAGTGTATAAATTCTAATATTCCTGCCAGTCTTTCAAAACTTGTCCAGCCAGACACAGTCAGCCAGCAAGACTGTGCTCCCCAAGAAGGCCAACTGGAGGAAAATCGGTTGACCAAACAGGAGTTACCTTTATATCCTatcaaaaaagatgaaaaaactcCAACAGCTTCTAAAATCctcaaagaaagaggaagcatgACAGCAACAGCTGGAAACAGGTGTTGGATAACTATTGAGAATATTAATCCTCATTTTAAAGATAGTGATGTTAAGAATCTCCTGGAAGTGTGTGGGTCGGTTGAATCCCTTAAACGTCCTGTCACACAGTTTGATAAGACAGCAA GTATTCTTATGGTGGAATTTGTCAATTCCTGTGCAGCTTCACATGCTCTAGGCATTCTCAACTCTTATCAGATATTTGGAAAAAATGTTAAAGCCAAGAGATCAGGAGGATCTAACTTGCCAGTGGATATATCAG ACAGCAGAAATGAGGAACTGGTGTCAGAGATTCTCCGCAGAGCAACAGAAAATAACATCCAGACACACCTACCAAAAACCATGATGGGCAGGAGCGTGTGTGGTGCCCCCACTGCCTTCCCAAAGGAGGCTGCAGAGGTGCAAGTTGTGGGTGTCAGAGGAAATGTCAGCTTGAAGGACGATGTTCGTAAAAAGGATTGTGAGAAAGGCGAGGAAGATTTGGATAAAGGCAAGGGAGCGCTGAAGAAGCATGATTTGGAGAAAAGCAAGGGAGATCTGAAGAAAGATAACTTACATAGAGGCAAAGTAGAtctgaaggaggaggatgatttGAATAAATGCAAAGGAGatatgaaggaggaagataaCTTGGGTAAAGGCAAAGGAGGTCCGAAAAGTGCTAGTTTGGATAACGGAAAGGGAGAACCTAAGAAAGATTACTTTGATAAAGGCAAAGCAGATCTGAAGGACAATTTGGATGAAGGCAGGGGGAATCCGGAGAATAATCTGGATAAAGGTGAAGGAGACCTAAAGGAAGAGGCTTTGGTCAAAGGCAAGAAGGATCAGGAGGGTCATTTCCATGAAGACAAAGAAGATCTGAACAAGGATGATTTGGAAGAACGTAAAGACCTCAAGGAGGAGGATTTGAATATAGGCAAAGAATATCTGAAAGGGGATGATTTGGATAAAAGCAAGGGAGATCTAAAGATAGAGGAATTGGATAAAGGCAAGGGAGATGTGAAGAAAGGTGAGACGGAGAAAGGCAAGGGAGATGTGAAGAAGGGTGAGACAGATAAAGGCAAGGGAGATGTGAAGAAGGGTGAGACGGATAAAGGCAAGGGAGATGTGAAGAAGGGTGAGACGGATAAAGGCAAGGGAGATGTGAAGAAGGGTGAGACGGATAAAGGCAAGGGAGATCTCAAGGAGGAAGACTTGGATACAGGTAAGAATGATTTGAAAAAGGACAATTTGGATAAAGCCAAAGATCTGAAGAATGAAGATGTGGATAAAGGCAAGAAAGAGCACAAGAAGGATGATTTGGATGAAGGCAAGGGATATCtcgaaaaggaaggggaggataaaggcAAGAGAGATCTGAAGGCGGAGGGtttggaaggaagcaaggaagatcTCAAAAAGGAGGATTGtgatgaaaataaggaagatTGTGATGAAGTCAAAGAAGAGGATTTGGATAAAG GCAGTGAAGCAGCGGAGGAAAGTCCGAAACTGGACTTGACTATGCTCGAGAAAAAGTCTGAGCAAATCATGGAGACCTCTAAAGAGGAGGCAAAGTGGGTTATCAAAGTGCCACTTCTTTTTAAAAAGTGTATTGAGCTGGACTACCAAATCgccaaaaaagcaaaaaataagtcTGATTACAAAGATGGCGATCTAGCccccaaagagagaagagacagagacctgCGCAGAAGGAGGCTAAGTAGCGACACCtgtggtagcagtagtaaaagGAGAGCTGGCAGTGGAGATTGTACCACTCAAGACCATAACAGGAGTAGCAGGAGGCATAGtagcagcaggagcaggaggaggaacagtagcagcaggagcaggaggaggcagagtaggagcagaagcaggaggagaagttGCAGTCCTAGCAGTCGGAGCGGGAGTGGCAGCCAGGAGAGAAGCTGGAGCTCACGGAGGAAACTGGATGAGGAAGAGTGGAGCACCCataggaaatggagggagggggaatcaCCACGGcaaagaaagactgccagatgcggGGAGAGCAAGAGTAATTATGACAGCGAAAACCACGGGTACAATCACaggaagaggaaagactcgaaCTGGGAAAATTCTGAAAGAAGTTCAAGGTCTGAAGGATCATTGAGAAATTCATCAGAATGGAGCAGAA GTGGAACCAGCAGCAGGTCACACACAGTTTCATATAGGATGGCATCACATTCATCACCTgaaagagaaaccaaaagaagACGGACATCTTGGGAGAGGCAGAAGTCAGGCTCCTCTAGAAGATGTCCAAGCACGTCACCATTGTGGGCATCATCATCGTCGCCTTTATCGTCAGAGATGTCGTCACCTGTACTGCATGCAAAATCTTCCTCCTCGCTCATGCCTGCAAGAAATGTGGCATCAACATCaacttcatcaacatcatttccCATAGCATCAGCTTCATCTCcaccctcattatcctcatcctcattgtcagtatcagtatcattatcaccaccaacagTCTCCATACCCACAGTAACACCAGCTATTGTATCTACAGATTCTGGATGTGATTCAGG GAACATCTTAAACCCAGACATCATGAAGCAActggagagagcagaggaagacATGAAGAATGATCTGGTGTCAGAATACCAGGTGTTCCAAGAAGTACCAGAAATCCATCCACAGTTTGAAGAGGTGCATGATATGTTTACGGAAGAGTACAAAAGCAAATTTGGAGATGTTTTAGACTCAGAATTGTGTGATACAATTTGGAAAAAGTTTTGGAAAGAAGTTTTGCAAGAGAAACAAGAATCCGAGTATCAGGAGAAACTTGAAGTGCTCAGACAGCAGTACAAGGCTCTTGACCTTGAAAAAAGCATTACCAATCCTTCCAAGGATGGGTGTAAGGCTAGTGAAAATAGTACGGTGACTAGTCTTCAGGGGCAGTCAAAGGGAAGTGATATTTCCTGTATGAATGCAGACTTAGTAAAATGCTCTTTGTTGCAAGCATTTGCATTACTGGAGGAACTTTCAGAATTTCTCGGTATTTTTGCTCCagcaatgaaaatgttaatggaaGAAGTTGTGAAATTAGGTGTAAGTTCTAAAGAAGCTTTAGAAGTTTtaagcactgatgataataacatattgataaaaatggTGTCTCACAAACTTTTATGTCTGAGCAAAGCAGTAGAAAGTCCCCTTGGTGACAAATTGCTTGAAGGAAGCACCGAAACCCTAAAACTACTCCAATATTCGGTAATACCTCCGGAAGTCAAGAAATCTTTCAATGGAGTTGATGTAGAAGCTGTTGCAAGATCCTCCCATGGTAAGGACGTTCCGTCAACTATTGAGATGATAAAGAAATCGCTCGAGGAAAGTGGCTTCGACAGTTACTCAGCAGAGGACGTCCACCAGATTTATCTAGCTGTATCTCATCAGCAGTTTGATATGGCTTCCTGGATCAGAAATAGTTGCTTGTGA
- the LOC125041069 gene encoding mucin-22-like, with translation MCTPHPLAERVMEQVVGLQESATGFIFEKFTLKKIVLICDQQDSMLRNLHLSHVSILYRNNLDFRFDRGFIKTCRSYLKGTLFVMMSGVSTAINLKPDRQCRYFGCLPAFKRVELQRDTDSRLYQFLVSRAKMLREHIAGNSNKYKVLFTDLLPLQLDAIERCNALSHMRTSGHVIPILPEISYLVENVCLTGAVERFNSWAREDAAAQGFQEWSRIEKIRKPQYASNGRTLVACVQRHRKVAVTSAVRKTVQKLVADSNSVSTKSAVNSSVLRDSPQVGLMSNAVLSTSAKNANISLAVRTAVSTLTDSTSKIIQSATIASGTTNKNLSTSQVTDKTTLPVICSAQDTPAKLVGFEAIASMPGGLETTGGTTVIVNTGDSVGKTPLTSASTIKAEIAADSTNKTTASADPSLSTTCYTSRATATTLTSGSSMSTTKSVFTNNSPITTLSTSKELITTTISIAPATTSDSASKTLAPETATNASSNKTPTTTIDSMKEMIKTAETTRSNLQVTTVTAPTTTASASNAPTTTASTSNAPTTTASTSNAPTTTASTSNAPTTAPSTSNAPTTAPSTSNAPTTAPSTSSAPTTAPSTSNAPTTAPSTSNAPTTAPSTSNAPTTAPSISSAPTTTPSTSNAPTTAPSTSKAPTTAPSTSKAPNTAPSTSKAPTTAPSTSKAPTTAPSTSNAPTTAPFYKQCTNYSTLYKQCTNYSTLYKQCTNYSSLYKQCTNYNSLYKQCTNYNSLYKQCTNYNSLYKQCTNYNSLYKQCTNYNTLYKQCTNYNTLYKQCTNYNSLYKQGTNYNILYKQSTNYNTLYKQSTNYNTLYKQSTNYNTLYKQSTNYNTLYKQSTNYNTLYKQSTNYNTLYKPGTNYNTLYKPGTNYNTLYKQDTNYNTIYKHNANYNTIYKHNANNNTIYKHNANNNTI, from the exons ATGTGCACTCCTCACCCACTGGCAGAAAGGGTGATGGAACAGGTTGTGGGACTACAGGAGTCAGCAACTGgatttatattt GAGAAGTTCACTCTGAAGAAGATTGTGCTTATATGTGATCAGCAAGATTCAATGCTCAGGAATCTACATTTGTCACATGTTTCAATTTTATATAGAAATAACCTTGACTTTCGATTTGATAGAGGTTTCATAAAGACATGTAGATCCTACCTAAAAGGCACGCTCTTTGTGATGATGTCTGGTGTTAGCACTGCTATAAATTTGAAACCTGACAGACAATGCAGATATTTTGGGTGCTTGCCAGCATTCAAGAGAGTAGAACTTCAAAGAGATACAGACTCCAGATTATATCAGTTTTTGGTATCAAGAGCAAAGATGTTGAGAGAGCACATAGCTGGGAATTCCAATAAATACAAAGTTTTATTCACAGACTTGTTACCATTACAACTAGATGCTATAGAAAGATGTAATGCTCTCAGTCATATGAGAACTTCTGGTCATGTGATTCCTATACTTCCAGAAATTTCCTATTTGGTGGAAAATGTGTGTCTCACAGGTGCAGTGGAGAGATTTAATAGTTGGGCACGGGAGGATGCAGCTGCTCAAGGCTTTCAAGAGTGGAGCCGCATTGAGAAAATCAGAAAACCACAGTATGCTAGTAATGGTAGAACTTTAGTTGCATGTGTCCAAAGGCACCGGAAAGTGGCTGTTACATCAGCTGTCCGTAAGACTGTACAAAAGTTAGTTGCAGATTCTAATTCTGTTTCAACAAAATCAGCAGTAAATAGTTCTGTTTTACGTGATTCTCCTCAAGTTGGTTTAATGAGCAATGCAGTGCTTTCAACTTCAGCAAAGAATGCTAATATTTCATTGGCAGTCAGAACTGCAGTTAGCACCCTGACAGATTCTACAAGCAAAATAATACAATCTGCTACAATTGCTTCAGGAACTACAAACAAAAACCTGTCAACATCCCAAGTTACTGATAAAACAACACTTCCTGTAATTTGTTCTGCACAGGATACTCCTGCCAAATTAGTAGGATTTGAAGCTATAGCAAGCATGCCAGGAGGATTAGAAACAACTGGTGGAACAACAGTAATCGTTAACACAGGTGATTCTGTAGGGAAGACACCATTAACATCAGCTTCAACAATCAAGGCAGAAATCGCAGCTGATTCTACCAACAAAACAACAGCTTCAGCAGACCCCTCACTAAGCACAACATGTTATACAAGCAGGGCAACAGCTACAACTCTTACTTCAGGAAGCAGCATGTCTACCACAAAATCAGTTTTTACAAACAACTCGCCAATCACTACACTTTCTACAAGTAAGGAACTCATTACAACAACTATAAGCATTGCTCCAGCTACAACCAGTGATTCTGCAAGCAAGACACTAGCTCCAGAAACAGCCACAAATGCTTCTTCAAACAAGACACCAACTACAACAATAGATTCTATGAAAGAAATGATCAAGACGGCAGAGACAACAAGAAGCAATTTACAAGTTACAACTGTTACAG caccaactacaacagcctctgcaagcaatgcaccaactacaacagcctctacaagcaatgcaccaactacaacagcctctacaagcaatgcaccaactacaacagcctctacaagcaaTGCACCAACTACAGCACCCTCTACAAGCAATGCACCAACTACAGCACCCTCTACAAGCAATGCACCAACTACAGCACCCTCTACAAGCAGTGCACCAACTACAGCACCCTCTACAAGCAATGCACCAACTACAGCACCCTCTACGAGCAATGCCCCAACTACAGCACCCTCTACGAGCAATGCCCCAACTACAGCACCCTCTATAAGCAGTgcaccaactacaacaccctctacaagcaatgCACCAACTACAGCACCCTCTACAAGCAAAGCACCAACTACAGCACCCTCTACAAGCAAAGCACCAAATACAGCACCCTCTACAAGCAAAGCACCAACTACAGCACCCTCTACAAGCAAAGCACCAACTACAGCACCCTCTACAAGCAATGCACCAACTACAGCACCCTTCTACAAGCAATGCACCAACTACAGCACCCTCTACAAGCAATGCACCAACTACAGCACCCTCTACAAGCAATGCACCAACTACAGCAGCCTCTACAAGCAAtgcaccaactacaacagcctctacaagcaatgcaccaactacaacagcctctacaagcaatgcaccaactacaacagcctctacaagcaatgcaccaactacaacagcctctacaagcaatgcaccaactacaacaccctctacaagcaatgcaccaactacaacaccctctacaagcaatgcaccaactacaacagcctctacaagcaaggcaccaactacaacaTCCTCTACAAGCAAAgcaccaactacaacaccctctacaagcaaagcaccaactacaacaccctctacaagcaaagcaccaactacaacaccctctacaagcaaagcaccaactacaacaccctctacaagcaaagcaccaactacaacaccctctacaagcaaagcaccaactacaacaccctctacaagccaggcaccaactacaacaccctctacaagccaggcaccaactacaacaccctctacaagcaagacACCAACTACAACACCATCTACAAGCATAATGCCAACTACAATACCATCTACAAGCATAATGCCAACAACAATACCATCTACAAGCATAATGCCAACAACAATACCATCTAA